A window from Theobroma cacao cultivar B97-61/B2 chromosome 3, Criollo_cocoa_genome_V2, whole genome shotgun sequence encodes these proteins:
- the LOC18605996 gene encoding oligopeptide transporter 7, producing the protein MEESKDEIIAPLIPKDEKDRDVSNPSSSSSSRAMASKSEVKEMQEEEENSPVRQVALTVPTTDDPSLPVLTFRMWVLGTISCVLLSFLNQFFWYRTEPLTITAISAQIAVVPLGQLMAAKITDRVFFKGTRWEFSLNPGPFNVKEHVLITIFANSGAGSVYAIHVVTVVKVFYKKHITFFVSLIVIITTQVLGFGWAGIFRRYLVEPAAMWWPANLVQVSLFRALHEKEERAKGGVTRTQFFLIALICSFAYYVFPGYLFQMLTSLSWICWIFPKSVLAQQLGSGLYGLGIGAIGLDWSTISSYLGSPLASPWFATANVAAGFILIMYVLTPITYWLNVYNAKTFPIFSDALFTSTGQEYNITAIIDSNFHLDIAAYEKEGPLYLSTFFAMTYGVGFAALTATIVHVALFHGREIWEQSKASFQEKKMDVHTRLMRKYKQVPEWWFVCILLVNIAATILACEYYNDQLQLPWWGVLLACGIAIVFTLPIGIITAITNQTPGLNIITEYIIGYIYPGYPVANMCFKVYGYISMTQAVTFLQDFKLGHYMKIPPRTMFMAQVVGTLIACFVYLGTAWWLMETIPDICDTTASNSVWTCPSDTVFYDASVIWGLVAPRRIFGDLGTYEAINWFFLAGAIAPLLVWLATKAFPHQEWIKLINMPVLIGATGMMPPATAVNYTTWIIVGFLSGFVVYRYRPDLWQRYNYVLSGSLDAGLAFMGVLIYLCLGLENISLDWWGNDLDGCPLASCPTAKGIEVEGCPVYT; encoded by the exons ATGGAGGAATCGAAAGATGAGATCATAGCTCCTCTCA TACCTAAGGATGAGAAGGATAGAGATGTTAGCAATCCCTCCTCCTCCTCATCATCGCGGGCCATGGCATCAAAATCTGAGGTTAAAGAAATGCAAGAAGAAGAGGAGAACTCACCCGTTAGACAGGTGGCCTTAACCGTACCAACCACCGACGACCCTTCTCTACCAGTCCTCACATTTCGAATGTGGGTCTTAGGCACCATCTCGTGTGTCCTCttatcatttcttaaccagTTCTTTTGGTACCGAACAGAGCCCTTGACAATCACGGCCATCTCTGCCCAGATTGCCGTGGTTCCTCTTGGCCAATTGATGGCCGCCAAAATTACTGACCGCGTTTTCTTCAAAGGAACTCGCTGGGAATTCAGCTTGAATCCAGGGCCCTTCAATGTCAAAGAACATGTTCTTATAACAATCTTTGCCAACTCTGGAGCTGGCAGCGTTTATGCCATTCATGTTGTGACTGTTGTTAAAGTGTTCTATAAGAAGCACATTACTTTCTTTGTCTCCTTGATTGTTATCATAACGACTCAG GTGCTGGGGTTCGGATGGGCTGGTATATTCAGGAGGTACCTAGTGGAACCAGCAGCTATGTGGTGGCCTGCAAACCTTGTTCAAGTTTCTCTCTTCAG GGCTCTGCACGAGAAGGAAGAGAGGGCAAAGGGTGGGGTAACGAGAACCCAATTCTTCCTAATTGCCCTCATTTGCAGTTTTGCTTACTACGTCTTCCCAGGCTACCTCTTCCAAATGCTAACTTCCCTCTCGTGGATATGCTGGATATTCCCAAAATCAGTGCTAGCCCAACAACTCGGTTCAGGCCTTTATGGGCTAGGAATAGGTGCTATTGGGCTCGACTGGTCCACTATCTCCTCATATCTTGGTAGCCCTCTTGCAAGCCCATGGTTTGCCACAGCAAATGTGGCTGCGGGATTTATCCTTATCATGTATGTTTTGACTCCCATCACCTACTGGCTTAATGTCTACAATGCAAAGACCTTCCCCATATTCTCCGATGCTCTCTTCACGTCGACAGGTCAAGAATACAATATCACAGCTATCATTGATTCGAATTTTCACCTTGACATCGCGGCTTATGAAAAAGAAGGACCTCTATACCTTAGCACATTTTTTGCAATGACATATGGTGTCGGTTTTGCTGCACTAACTGCTACGATCGTTCATGTTGCGCTATTCCACGGAAG AGAAATATGGGAGCAAAGCAAAGCTAGTTTCCAGGAGAAAAAAATGGACGTACACACCAGACTCATGAGGAAGTATAAGCAAGTCCCTGAGTGGTGGTTTGTGTGCATCCTTTTGGTAAACATTGCTGCCACCATATTAGCCTGCGAGTATTACAATGACCAACTTCAGCTGCCATGGTGGGGAGTTCTACTAGCATGTGGCATTGCCATTGTATTTACACTTCCGATTGGCATCATTACAGCCATCACAAACCAG ACACCAGGCCTTAACATCATTACagaatatataattgggtATATATATCCAGGATATCCGGTTGCTAATATGTGTTTCAAGGTGTATGGATACATAAGCATGACACAGGCTGTTACCTTCCTGCAAGACTTCAAGCTTGGTCACTATATGAAAATTCCGCCCAGAACAATGTTCATGGCTCAG GTCGTAGGCACCCTCATTGCTTGCTTTGTGTACCTGGGAACTGCCTGGTGGCTAATGGAAACCATCCCTGATATTTGTGACACGACAGCCTCCAACAGCGTCTGGACTTGTCCAAGCGATACTGTGTTCTATGATGCGTCTGTTATCTGGGGTTTAGTAGCGCCTCGCAGAATTTTCGGAGACTTGGGAACTTATGAGGCGATCAATTGGTTCTTCCTTGCAGGAGCAATTGCTCCTCTTCTTGTCTGGTTGGCCACCAAGGCCTTCCCTCATCAAGAGTGGATCAAGCTCATTAACATGCCAGTCCTGATAGGTGCCACAGGGATGATGCCACCAGCCACTGCAGTTAACTATACTACGTGGATTATTGTTGGCTTTCTCTCTGGCTTTGTTGTTTATAGGTATCGACCCGATTTGTGGCAACGATACAATTATGTTCTTTCTGGGTCATTGGATGCAGGCCTTGCTTTTATGGGTGTGCTGATATATTTGTGCTTGGGACTAGAAAATATTAGTCTAGATTGGTGGGGAAATGATCTTGATGGATGCCCTCTGGCTAGCTGTCCAACAGCCAAAGGTATTGAGGTTGAAGGCTGCCCAGTGTACACCTAG
- the LOC18605997 gene encoding protein yippee-like At4g27745 yields MAEMVGPRLYSCCNCRNQVALHDDVISKSFQGRNGRAFLFSHAMNIMVGPKEDRQLMTGLHTVADVYCCDCREVLGWKYERAYEETQKYKEGKFILEKSKIVKENW; encoded by the exons ATGGCGGAAATGGTTGGGCCAAGGTTGTACAGTTGCTGCAATTGCAGAAACCAAGTTGCCCTTCACGATGATGTTATATCGAAATCTTTTCAG GGTAGAAATGGTCGAGCCTTTTTGTTCTCCCATGCAATGAACATAATGGTGGGTCCCAAGGAGGATAGACAATTGATGACTGGTCTTCACACGGTGGCTGATGTCTACTGCTGTGATTGCCGAGAGGTGTTGGGTTGGAAATATGAGCGGGCTTATGAGGAAACTCAGAAGTACAAGGAAGGGAAATTCATTCTTGAGAAGTCAAAAATTGTCAAAGAAAACTGGTAG
- the LOC18605999 gene encoding probable serine/threonine-protein kinase WNK10 isoform X2, with the protein MEAADDCDLAEKDPSGRYVRYDEILGKGAFKTVYKGFDEADGIEVAWNQVNIEDVLQTPEQLERLYSEVHLLKSLKHENIMKFYNSWVDDKNKTINMITELFTSGSLRQYRKKHKNVDMKAIKNWARQILRGLHYLHSHNPPIIHRDLKCDNIFVNGNNGEVKIGDLGLATVMQKPTARSVIGTPEFMAPELYDEEYNELVDIYSFGLCMLEMITCEYPYNECKNPAQIYKKVTSGVKPASLGKVNNPQVKQFIEKCLLPASMRLPAVELLKDPFLLAETPKEVACGPLQLPNLMPKLVNLIQSEPLPMDIDPNSKKLQVNSSTKSIKETSRISTLELQCFTESNEFMLKGEKNDDNTISLTLRIADQCGRARNIHFSFYLDSDTAISIAAEMVEQLDLSNEDVTDIAELIDSMIMKFVPCWKPSFGSISCLQDGSCCPSKATVKTVGKQEAFTDFAVVKCQDTQESVSSDMSAECDGMVASDGSNNKPMGSSGYSYGECHKGSSTYDFGLLDIGVYNHPRHKETGNEENLGESVLINDSTKNSETSLMDSCSFASQDMSLSSICSLSLADKDQVDELKLELDAIDTQYHQCFQELMRMREEAMENAKKRWITKKRVSVV; encoded by the exons ATGGAGGCGGCTGATGATTGTGATCTCGCTGAGAAAGATCCGTCGGGTCGGTACGTTCGG TATGATGAGATCCTGGGGAAGGGAGCTTTCAAGACTGT TTATAAGGGATTTGATGAAGCTGATGGAATAGAGGTTGCATGGAACCAAGTCAATATTGAAGATGTCTTGCAGACGCCTGAACAGTTGGAAAGGTTATATTCAGAGGTTCATCTTTTGAAGTCattgaaacatgaaaatattatgaaGTTCTACAACTCCTGGGTGGATGATAAGAACAAGACCATTAACATGATAACAGAGTTGTTTACTTCGGGGAGTTTGAGGCA ATACCGTAAGAAGCATAAGAATGTTGATATGAAGGCCATCAAGAACTGGGCACGGCAGATCCTTAGAGGGTTACACTATCTGCATAGTCACAATCCTCCAATCATTCATAGAGATTTAAAATGTGATAATATATTTGTAAATGGAAATAATGGAGAAGTCAAGATCGGAGACCTTGGTTTGGCAACTGTCATGCAGAAGCCCACTGCCCGAAGTGTGATTG GCACTCCCGAATTCATGGCTCCAGAGCTTTATGATGAGGAATATAATGAACTTGTTGACATCTATTCTTTTGGTCTGTGCATGTTGGAGATGATTACTTGTGAATATCCATATAATGAATGCAAAAATCCAGCACAAATATATAAGAAAGTTACCTCT GGTGTTAAACCTGCTTCCCTTGGTAAAGTGAATAATCCCCAAGTTAAGCAGTTTATTGAGAAATGTCTTCTTCCAGCATCTATGAGATTGCCAGCTGTGGAGCTCTTGAAAGATCCATTCCTTTTGGCTGAAACTCCTAAGGAAGTTGCCTGTGGTCCACTGCAGTTACCAAATCTTATGCCCAAATTAGTTAATTTGATCCAGTCTGAACCTCTTCCAATGGACATAGATCCTAACTCCAAAAAGCTTCAGGTCAATTCTTCTACAAAAAGCATCAAAGAAACTTCTCGAATTTCAACTCTTGAGCTACAGTGTTTCACTGAGAGTAATGAATTTATGTTGAAAGgggagaaaaatgatgataataCAATTTCATTGACCTTGCGCATTGCTGATCAATGTG GTCGAGCAAGGAATatccatttttccttttatcttgATTCTGATACTGCTATTTCGATTGCTGCGGAGATGGTTGAACAACTTGATTTGTCAAATGAAGATGTAACTGACATTGCAGAGTTGATTGATAGCATGATAATGAAGTTTGTACCCTGCTGGAAACCTTCATTTGGAAGCATTTCATGTCTACAAGATGGCTCATGCTGCCCTAGCAAGGCCACTGTTAAGACAGTTGGTAAGCAAGAAGCTTTCACAGACTTTGCTGTTGTGAAATGCCAAGACACCCAAGAATCTGTCAGTTCAGATATGTCAGCTGAATGTGATGGAATGGTGGCCTCGGATGGTAGTAACAACAAACCAATGGGATCTTCTGGTTACAGTTATGGTGAGTGCCATAAAGGTTCTAGCACATATGATTTTGGTTTATTAGATATTGGTGTTTATAACCATCCTAGGCATAAAGAGACTGGTAACGAGGAAAACCTTGGGGAATCTGTTCTGATAAATGACTCCACAAAGAACTCCGAGACATCTTTAATGGATTCTTGTTCTTTTGCATCACAAGATATGAGCTTGTCGAGCATCTGCTCTCTATCCCTAGCAGACAAGGATCAGGTTGATGAGCTGAAGTTGGAGCTTGACGCAATTGATACACAGTATCACCAGTGTTTCCAAGAGCTCATGAGGATGAGAGAAGAAGCAATGGAGAACGCCAAGAAAAGGTGGATAACAAAGAAGAGAGTATCTGTGGTGTGA
- the LOC18605999 gene encoding probable serine/threonine-protein kinase WNK10 isoform X1: protein MIVISLRKIRRVGTFGYKGFDEADGIEVAWNQVNIEDVLQTPEQLERLYSEVHLLKSLKHENIMKFYNSWVDDKNKTINMITELFTSGSLRQYRKKHKNVDMKAIKNWARQILRGLHYLHSHNPPIIHRDLKCDNIFVNGNNGEVKIGDLGLATVMQKPTARSVIGTPEFMAPELYDEEYNELVDIYSFGLCMLEMITCEYPYNECKNPAQIYKKVTSGVKPASLGKVNNPQVKQFIEKCLLPASMRLPAVELLKDPFLLAETPKEVACGPLQLPNLMPKLVNLIQSEPLPMDIDPNSKKLQVNSSTKSIKETSRISTLELQCFTESNEFMLKGEKNDDNTISLTLRIADQCGRARNIHFSFYLDSDTAISIAAEMVEQLDLSNEDVTDIAELIDSMIMKFVPCWKPSFGSISCLQDGSCCPSKATVKTVGKQEAFTDFAVVKCQDTQESVSSDMSAECDGMVASDGSNNKPMGSSGYSYGECHKGSSTYDFGLLDIGVYNHPRHKETGNEENLGESVLINDSTKNSETSLMDSCSFASQDMSLSSICSLSLADKDQVDELKLELDAIDTQYHQCFQELMRMREEAMENAKKRWITKKRVSVV, encoded by the exons ATGATTGTGATCTCGCTGAGAAAGATCCGTCGGGTCGGTACGTTCGG TTATAAGGGATTTGATGAAGCTGATGGAATAGAGGTTGCATGGAACCAAGTCAATATTGAAGATGTCTTGCAGACGCCTGAACAGTTGGAAAGGTTATATTCAGAGGTTCATCTTTTGAAGTCattgaaacatgaaaatattatgaaGTTCTACAACTCCTGGGTGGATGATAAGAACAAGACCATTAACATGATAACAGAGTTGTTTACTTCGGGGAGTTTGAGGCA ATACCGTAAGAAGCATAAGAATGTTGATATGAAGGCCATCAAGAACTGGGCACGGCAGATCCTTAGAGGGTTACACTATCTGCATAGTCACAATCCTCCAATCATTCATAGAGATTTAAAATGTGATAATATATTTGTAAATGGAAATAATGGAGAAGTCAAGATCGGAGACCTTGGTTTGGCAACTGTCATGCAGAAGCCCACTGCCCGAAGTGTGATTG GCACTCCCGAATTCATGGCTCCAGAGCTTTATGATGAGGAATATAATGAACTTGTTGACATCTATTCTTTTGGTCTGTGCATGTTGGAGATGATTACTTGTGAATATCCATATAATGAATGCAAAAATCCAGCACAAATATATAAGAAAGTTACCTCT GGTGTTAAACCTGCTTCCCTTGGTAAAGTGAATAATCCCCAAGTTAAGCAGTTTATTGAGAAATGTCTTCTTCCAGCATCTATGAGATTGCCAGCTGTGGAGCTCTTGAAAGATCCATTCCTTTTGGCTGAAACTCCTAAGGAAGTTGCCTGTGGTCCACTGCAGTTACCAAATCTTATGCCCAAATTAGTTAATTTGATCCAGTCTGAACCTCTTCCAATGGACATAGATCCTAACTCCAAAAAGCTTCAGGTCAATTCTTCTACAAAAAGCATCAAAGAAACTTCTCGAATTTCAACTCTTGAGCTACAGTGTTTCACTGAGAGTAATGAATTTATGTTGAAAGgggagaaaaatgatgataataCAATTTCATTGACCTTGCGCATTGCTGATCAATGTG GTCGAGCAAGGAATatccatttttccttttatcttgATTCTGATACTGCTATTTCGATTGCTGCGGAGATGGTTGAACAACTTGATTTGTCAAATGAAGATGTAACTGACATTGCAGAGTTGATTGATAGCATGATAATGAAGTTTGTACCCTGCTGGAAACCTTCATTTGGAAGCATTTCATGTCTACAAGATGGCTCATGCTGCCCTAGCAAGGCCACTGTTAAGACAGTTGGTAAGCAAGAAGCTTTCACAGACTTTGCTGTTGTGAAATGCCAAGACACCCAAGAATCTGTCAGTTCAGATATGTCAGCTGAATGTGATGGAATGGTGGCCTCGGATGGTAGTAACAACAAACCAATGGGATCTTCTGGTTACAGTTATGGTGAGTGCCATAAAGGTTCTAGCACATATGATTTTGGTTTATTAGATATTGGTGTTTATAACCATCCTAGGCATAAAGAGACTGGTAACGAGGAAAACCTTGGGGAATCTGTTCTGATAAATGACTCCACAAAGAACTCCGAGACATCTTTAATGGATTCTTGTTCTTTTGCATCACAAGATATGAGCTTGTCGAGCATCTGCTCTCTATCCCTAGCAGACAAGGATCAGGTTGATGAGCTGAAGTTGGAGCTTGACGCAATTGATACACAGTATCACCAGTGTTTCCAAGAGCTCATGAGGATGAGAGAAGAAGCAATGGAGAACGCCAAGAAAAGGTGGATAACAAAGAAGAGAGTATCTGTGGTGTGA